From Streptomyces chrestomyceticus JCM 4735, one genomic window encodes:
- a CDS encoding type III PLP-dependent enzyme yields the protein MITELAARQVDLLTAGHPCPGGALDGPLPAYVYDLSDLDAHAAAVRAALPPAVELYYAAKANPDPHLLRTLAPYIDGCEVSSAGEAAHVRAAVPALPLAFGGPGKTEAELRAALDLGVERFHLESEHELRMLAALAGETGRTADVLLRVNLPLGAGVTAGAALAMGGRATPFGLDPARAEHCLPLLCDGPLRLRGIHAHLASGLDAPAQLVLAARITEWARHFAARHGHSLCEVGLGGGMAVDYTRPDTRFDWAEYGTGLAELADRYPEFTLRIEPGRALTAYCGWYVTEVLDVKHSHGEAFAVLRGGTHHLRTPVAKGHDHPFVVLPVEEWTRPWPRPGAHGQEVTLAGQLCTPKDVLARRVPVAHLRAGDRVAFALAGAYAWNISHHDFLMHPPPAFHHVGGPAVPGPRGGAAARARRRP from the coding sequence ATGATCACCGAGCTGGCCGCGCGCCAGGTGGACCTCCTCACGGCCGGACACCCGTGCCCCGGCGGCGCACTCGACGGCCCGCTGCCCGCCTACGTCTACGACTTGTCCGACCTGGACGCCCACGCGGCCGCCGTACGGGCCGCGCTGCCGCCCGCCGTCGAGCTGTACTACGCGGCCAAGGCCAACCCGGACCCGCATCTGCTGCGGACCCTGGCCCCGTACATCGACGGCTGCGAGGTCTCCTCGGCTGGCGAGGCCGCCCACGTCCGCGCGGCCGTGCCCGCGCTGCCGCTGGCCTTCGGCGGGCCGGGGAAGACCGAGGCGGAACTGCGGGCCGCCCTCGACCTGGGCGTCGAACGCTTCCACCTGGAGAGCGAGCACGAACTGCGGATGCTCGCCGCCCTCGCCGGGGAGACCGGCCGGACCGCCGACGTGCTGCTCCGCGTCAACCTGCCGCTCGGCGCGGGTGTGACGGCGGGCGCCGCCCTCGCGATGGGCGGCCGGGCCACCCCCTTCGGCCTCGACCCGGCGCGCGCGGAACACTGCCTGCCGCTGCTCTGCGACGGGCCGCTGCGGCTGCGCGGCATCCACGCCCACCTGGCCAGCGGCCTGGACGCGCCCGCCCAACTGGTCCTCGCCGCCCGCATCACCGAATGGGCCCGGCACTTCGCCGCCCGGCACGGCCACTCCCTGTGCGAGGTCGGCCTCGGCGGCGGCATGGCGGTCGACTACACGCGTCCGGACACCCGTTTCGACTGGGCGGAGTACGGCACCGGGCTCGCCGAGCTGGCCGACCGCTACCCCGAGTTCACCCTGCGCATCGAGCCGGGCCGGGCGCTGACCGCCTACTGCGGCTGGTACGTGACCGAAGTCCTGGACGTCAAGCACAGCCACGGCGAAGCCTTCGCCGTACTGCGCGGAGGCACCCACCACCTGCGCACTCCGGTGGCCAAGGGGCACGACCACCCCTTCGTCGTCCTGCCCGTCGAGGAGTGGACCCGTCCCTGGCCGCGTCCGGGCGCACACGGGCAGGAGGTCACCCTCGCGGGGCAACTGTGCACCCCCAAGGACGTACTGGCGCGCCGGGTCCCGGTCGCCCACCTGCGCGCCGGCGACCGGGTCGCCTTCGCACTGGCCGGCGCGTACGCCTGGAACATCTCGCACCACGACTTCCTGATGCACCCGCCGCCGGCCTTCCACCACGTGGGTGGTCCGGCCGTCCCGGGCCCGCGGGGCGGCGCCGCTGCCCGTGCCCGGCGCCGCCCCTGA
- a CDS encoding VOC family protein: protein MAGPGVPQQSHLDLGVHDLEAAHRQVLAAGGTLLDATHGDGPHGFRVYADPAGHPFCLVRERPGDDRAHGKSTA from the coding sequence CTGGCCGGACCCGGAGTCCCCCAGCAGTCCCACCTGGACCTCGGCGTGCACGACCTGGAAGCCGCGCACCGGCAGGTGCTCGCCGCGGGCGGCACCCTGCTCGACGCCACCCACGGCGACGGCCCGCACGGCTTCCGGGTCTACGCCGACCCCGCCGGGCACCCCTTCTGCCTCGTGCGGGAACGGCCCGGGGACGACCGGGCGCACGGGAAGAGCACGGCGTGA
- a CDS encoding transcriptional regulator codes for MSTAPPVAPAPLARRPSMLSRLAEAHATGALQCGPGTLYLVSGRVVHAESPASPGLEVLLTTGRRVPRAVWDEALERAGIPDHVPCRLVKEGLLSPGQAEVWWLTALFDAAFFALAPRSGPSRFQHGFVREGGGRQRSVAADRVLRETRRRRRLLDGRWPGPEIDTAPVLRRPATGPGVPVRLAAVLALADGTRTPAAIARELGRPAFHVLLEVRRLAVAGLLVLRPSEPPSDDRPPGHPGGGRPPAPGPPDPPDVALLRRVRDALEARL; via the coding sequence ATGAGCACCGCACCGCCGGTGGCACCGGCGCCGCTGGCCCGGCGCCCCTCGATGCTGTCGCGCCTGGCCGAGGCGCACGCCACCGGCGCGCTCCAGTGCGGCCCCGGCACGCTCTACCTGGTGAGTGGCCGCGTCGTGCATGCCGAGAGCCCGGCCTCCCCCGGGCTGGAGGTGCTGCTCACCACGGGGAGACGGGTGCCGCGCGCCGTGTGGGACGAGGCGCTCGAACGGGCGGGGATCCCCGACCACGTGCCCTGCCGCCTGGTCAAGGAGGGCTTGCTGTCCCCGGGTCAGGCCGAGGTGTGGTGGCTGACCGCGCTCTTCGACGCCGCGTTCTTCGCGCTGGCTCCGCGCAGCGGCCCGTCCCGTTTCCAGCACGGCTTCGTACGGGAAGGCGGCGGCCGGCAGCGCTCCGTGGCGGCGGACCGGGTGCTGCGCGAGACGCGGCGGCGCAGACGGCTGCTGGACGGGCGGTGGCCGGGACCGGAGATCGACACCGCGCCCGTCCTGCGCCGGCCGGCCACGGGCCCCGGAGTGCCGGTACGTCTGGCAGCCGTGCTGGCCCTCGCCGACGGGACGCGTACCCCCGCCGCCATCGCCCGTGAACTGGGGCGGCCGGCCTTCCACGTACTCCTGGAGGTGCGGCGTCTCGCCGTGGCGGGCCTGCTCGTCCTCCGCCCCTCCGAACCGCCGTCCGACGACCGCCCGCCCGGCCACCCGGGCGGCGGGCGCCCACCGGCGCCGGGCCCCCCGGACCCGCCCGACGTCGCCCTGCTGCGGCGCGTCCGTGACGCACTGGAGGCCCGTCTGTGA
- a CDS encoding roadblock/LC7 domain-containing protein, whose translation MATEAELTGELERLRACVAQVTGALVVDDDGRVLARDVSGTVQHPLGPRTADALRAALHLAAAAGHGTAHELLVRADHGWVGAYTAGPSAALALVTAPQANVGRLRLEARRSSTRIGALIEGAPGPQENTRP comes from the coding sequence ATGGCGACAGAGGCCGAGCTCACCGGTGAGCTGGAGCGACTGCGGGCCTGCGTCGCCCAGGTGACCGGAGCGCTGGTCGTGGACGACGACGGCCGGGTGCTGGCCAGGGACGTCTCCGGCACCGTCCAGCATCCCCTGGGGCCCCGTACCGCGGACGCGCTGCGGGCCGCCCTGCACCTGGCCGCGGCGGCCGGGCACGGCACCGCCCACGAACTCCTGGTCCGCGCGGACCACGGCTGGGTGGGTGCCTACACCGCGGGCCCCTCGGCCGCGCTGGCCCTGGTGACCGCGCCGCAGGCCAACGTCGGCCGGCTGCGCCTGGAAGCGCGCCGGTCCAGCACCCGCATCGGCGCGCTGATCGAAGGCGCCCCGGGACCACAGGAGAACACCCGACCATGA
- a CDS encoding GNAT family N-acetyltransferase — protein MTVTVRPFHRSDARDVSELRRRALAYCISTPQSVAWEVAEAPAARRLRVFVAEAGGRIAGVVKASVRHDSSTAGQGVVALLVDRGHLGLGAGRALLDAAEDHLAGLGVTRLHAYPRDDPRSLAFAERRGYRRLRLARHLRLDLVHAVLPPLPASLPPGTELRTAADFGADPRPLFAADAEVTADEPDDLTVDAMTYEDWIVHTWEQPDIDLDLTTVVTVDGEIASFSLAGTDGRGRYGSQMTGTRRAYRGRGLARLAKTDSLRRARDACCTEAFTANDAGNAPMLAVNAALGYRPFAAEWHCVRDLSHP, from the coding sequence ATGACTGTCACTGTGCGGCCCTTCCACCGCTCCGATGCCCGGGACGTCAGCGAGCTGCGGCGCCGGGCGCTGGCCTACTGCATCTCGACCCCGCAGTCCGTCGCCTGGGAAGTCGCCGAGGCGCCCGCCGCCCGGCGGTTGCGGGTGTTCGTCGCCGAGGCCGGCGGCCGGATCGCCGGCGTCGTGAAGGCGAGCGTCCGGCACGACAGCAGTACGGCCGGGCAGGGCGTCGTCGCGCTGCTGGTGGATCGCGGACACCTCGGGCTGGGCGCGGGCCGCGCCCTGCTCGACGCGGCGGAGGACCACCTGGCGGGCCTCGGGGTCACCCGTCTGCACGCCTACCCGCGGGACGACCCGCGCTCGCTGGCGTTCGCCGAACGCCGCGGCTACCGCCGCCTGCGCCTGGCCCGCCACCTCCGCCTCGACCTCGTCCACGCCGTCCTGCCGCCGCTGCCCGCGAGCCTGCCGCCCGGTACGGAGCTGCGGACCGCCGCCGACTTCGGTGCCGATCCCCGCCCGCTGTTCGCGGCGGACGCCGAGGTCACGGCGGACGAGCCGGACGACCTGACCGTCGACGCGATGACGTACGAGGACTGGATCGTCCACACCTGGGAGCAGCCGGACATCGATCTGGACCTGACGACGGTGGTGACGGTCGACGGGGAGATCGCGTCGTTCAGCCTGGCCGGCACGGACGGGCGGGGGCGCTACGGCTCGCAGATGACCGGCACCCGCCGCGCCTATCGGGGCCGGGGGCTGGCCAGGCTCGCCAAGACGGACTCCCTGCGCCGGGCCCGGGACGCCTGCTGCACGGAGGCTTTCACGGCCAACGACGCCGGGAACGCCCCGATGCTCGCCGTCAACGCCGCGCTGGGATACCGGCCGTTCGCCGCCGAGTGGCACTGCGTCCGGGACCTGTCGCACCCGTAG
- a CDS encoding IucA/IucC family protein: MPLAPSRTTGTDDRTLPLTADEPVAHTLLNCLLREICGPERQTAVSGTHLLLRLPRCGELLRVGLRRVSLTGAHRFTGPAGRWRDGGWHTLGWEELAACAQRELELRTGVRNEEFRAQVASSHAGVAAALEHAAAPGRAGSRGTGPHARYLRSEQSLLFGHRFHPTPKSRTGSPADWARYAPEAGARFPLRHLAVRADRVREEAATPAALTALDRQGEVPDGYRLLPAHPWQYAMLRAHPALRDAVRRGDVLDLGERGDAFAPTASVRTLYDGRDFLKFSLNTRITNCVRKNADYELRGAVALTRHLEPVATALAARFPGCDLLREPGYRTVDVGDRELAEGLGVIVREGLDARLRPGVTPLLAAAVADEHPSSDAQFGELLRGADPVAALGWWDAYLSLLVPPVLAAYFDHGVVLEPHLQNVVLGVDALGMPVQALFRDLEGTKLLPGPHTAFLDSLPGDVARPLVHGPRRGWGRVVYCLLVNHLSETAAAVADRHPGLEGELWRAVRGVLRERSAAHGEPAELRALLAGAPLPAKANLLTRWGRAADREAGYVHITSPVGPGTASGTVSDGLAAPRSRAASRAAFPRPRSTS, from the coding sequence ATGCCCCTCGCCCCCTCCCGCACCACCGGCACGGACGACCGCACGCTCCCCCTCACGGCCGACGAACCCGTCGCCCACACCCTCCTCAACTGCCTGCTGCGCGAGATCTGCGGCCCGGAACGGCAGACCGCCGTGTCCGGTACGCACCTGCTGCTCCGGCTGCCGCGCTGCGGCGAACTCCTGCGGGTCGGCCTGCGCCGCGTCTCGCTCACCGGGGCGCACCGCTTCACCGGCCCGGCCGGGCGGTGGCGCGACGGCGGCTGGCACACACTGGGCTGGGAGGAACTGGCCGCGTGCGCGCAGCGGGAGCTGGAGCTGCGGACGGGCGTACGGAACGAAGAATTCCGGGCGCAGGTCGCGTCGAGCCACGCGGGCGTCGCCGCCGCCCTGGAACACGCCGCCGCCCCCGGCCGGGCGGGCAGCCGGGGCACCGGCCCGCACGCCCGCTACCTGCGCTCCGAACAGTCGCTGCTGTTCGGCCACCGCTTCCACCCGACGCCCAAGTCCCGCACCGGCAGCCCCGCCGACTGGGCTCGCTACGCGCCCGAGGCCGGCGCCCGCTTCCCCCTGCGCCACCTGGCCGTACGCGCCGACCGGGTACGCGAGGAGGCCGCCACCCCCGCCGCCCTGACCGCGCTGGACCGGCAGGGCGAGGTGCCCGACGGCTACCGGCTGCTGCCCGCGCACCCCTGGCAGTACGCCATGCTCCGCGCGCACCCCGCCCTGCGGGACGCCGTACGGCGCGGCGACGTGCTCGACCTGGGGGAGCGCGGTGACGCCTTCGCGCCCACCGCGTCCGTCCGCACGCTCTACGACGGCCGGGACTTCCTCAAGTTCAGCCTCAACACCCGCATCACCAACTGCGTACGCAAGAACGCCGACTACGAACTGCGCGGCGCCGTCGCCCTCACCCGCCACCTGGAACCCGTCGCCACCGCCCTCGCCGCCCGCTTCCCCGGCTGCGACCTGCTGCGGGAGCCCGGCTACCGCACCGTGGACGTGGGCGACCGGGAGCTGGCCGAAGGGCTCGGCGTCATCGTCAGGGAAGGACTGGACGCACGGCTGCGGCCCGGCGTCACCCCGCTGCTGGCCGCCGCCGTCGCCGACGAACACCCGTCGAGCGACGCCCAGTTCGGCGAGCTGCTGCGCGGCGCCGACCCGGTGGCGGCGCTGGGCTGGTGGGACGCGTACCTCTCGCTGCTCGTACCGCCCGTGCTGGCCGCCTACTTCGACCACGGCGTGGTCCTCGAACCGCACCTCCAGAACGTCGTCCTCGGCGTCGACGCCCTCGGCATGCCCGTCCAGGCACTCTTCCGCGATCTGGAGGGCACCAAGCTGCTGCCCGGCCCGCACACCGCGTTCCTCGACAGCCTGCCAGGGGACGTGGCCCGGCCCCTCGTCCACGGACCGCGGCGCGGCTGGGGCCGGGTCGTCTACTGCCTGCTGGTCAACCACCTCTCCGAGACGGCCGCCGCCGTCGCCGACCGGCATCCGGGGCTGGAGGGCGAACTCTGGCGCGCCGTACGCGGAGTGCTGCGCGAACGGAGCGCCGCACACGGCGAACCGGCCGAACTCCGTGCCCTGCTGGCCGGCGCGCCGCTGCCCGCCAAGGCCAACCTGCTGACGCGGTGGGGACGCGCGGCGGACCGGGAGGCGGGGTACGTGCACATCACCTCGCCCGTCGGCCCCGGCACGGCGAGCGGTACGGTGTCCGACGGCCTGGCCGCGCCCCGCTCGCGCGCCGCATCGCGGGCCGCTTTCCCCCGTCCCCGGAGCACCTCATGA
- a CDS encoding GntR family transcriptional regulator, whose product MAVQQAPPLRLTIDPDAADAPFEQVRAQIAGQARAGGLPVGRKLPTVRGLAEQLGLAANTVAKAYRALETDGVIETRGRNGTFVAAAGEAADKEAAAAAASYARRARRLGLDHAAARTAVTDALRAAYGDDV is encoded by the coding sequence GTGGCCGTCCAGCAAGCGCCGCCCCTGCGGCTGACCATCGACCCGGACGCGGCGGACGCGCCGTTCGAACAGGTCCGGGCCCAGATCGCCGGTCAGGCCCGGGCCGGCGGGCTGCCGGTCGGCCGCAAACTGCCCACCGTACGCGGCCTCGCCGAACAGCTCGGGCTGGCCGCCAACACCGTCGCCAAGGCCTACCGGGCCCTGGAGACGGACGGCGTGATCGAGACGCGGGGACGCAACGGCACCTTCGTCGCGGCGGCCGGCGAGGCGGCCGACAAGGAAGCCGCGGCGGCCGCCGCCTCCTACGCCCGGCGCGCCCGCCGCCTCGGCCTGGACCACGCCGCCGCCCGCACCGCCGTCACGGACGCCCTGCGCGCGGCCTACGGGGACGACGTATGA